A genome region from Microbacterium sp. CGR2 includes the following:
- a CDS encoding lanthionine synthetase LanC family protein, producing the protein MTLTNGLERLTIEPPQDMRPLSYAHGLAGTLSALASLAPADPALPQAARRIVELSYQTSGGPLKWVPSSWCAGHAGVSIAVLRTAIETDDTELLKLAWDLFRYGMDAGTPEKDPLSLCHGLGGSVAMAGAFANHMDNADADAMFRSLTTRLMVEVEQFEVKPDTNIELASGVTGALVALCLSNSAQAQRLVELLLGVPGRSVA; encoded by the coding sequence TTGACTTTGACGAACGGTCTCGAGCGGTTGACGATTGAGCCGCCTCAGGACATGCGGCCGCTTAGCTACGCGCACGGTCTGGCCGGCACCCTTTCCGCTCTGGCGTCCCTGGCCCCAGCCGACCCAGCGCTTCCGCAGGCGGCTCGACGGATCGTTGAGTTGAGCTATCAGACCAGCGGTGGTCCGTTGAAATGGGTGCCCTCGAGTTGGTGCGCCGGACATGCAGGTGTTTCGATTGCAGTTCTCCGCACCGCGATCGAGACGGATGACACCGAACTGCTCAAATTGGCCTGGGATCTGTTTCGGTACGGGATGGATGCGGGTACGCCTGAGAAGGACCCACTCTCGCTCTGTCACGGGCTCGGTGGCTCCGTGGCAATGGCAGGTGCGTTCGCCAACCACATGGATAACGCCGATGCCGACGCCATGTTCCGGTCGCTGACGACCAGGCTCATGGTTGAGGTCGAACAATTCGAGGTCAAGCCCGACACGAACATCGAGCTGGCCTCAGGTGTCACCGGCGCGCTGGTAGCTCTGTGTCTTTCAAACAGCGCTCAGGCGCAACGTCTCGTGGAGCTGCTGCTTGGTGTCCCGGGTAGGAGTGTCGCGTGA
- a CDS encoding thiopeptide-type bacteriocin biosynthesis protein: protein MRRAAGSVADLPSVWTSEETMLSLAQEPWFSRVADSVGVEVPEKPDPAQIRAVRMWLARSISRATPLGEASGVDAGRVTDEPTQLVTAPPLRRAPVVGEQLVPMLRWSPFALESAERIWVEKTVSTAGRSARESVSVPRTRVIEEVARHASSPRSVADLVSHLVGLFPSSSSERVRAAVDDLCDQGFLVDARNATQIVPTSPVPSLVHTVPLRLSWQMADRASGLIEALDYRSATGDQKALGAYTDRFVERFGPDELIPLREVVAPRGIGAYDAAFRARHLQTSERELVAELARFSATAVNGEAHLTREWIDRFRAASEWDGTEATMPLDVVLEPLEDSDGRPLWYLPATAFRQARTTSARLMLGQDSSTVTAGQAIERWWKRLGHRVADLSVVPQLGEHLDLVARPRELSREIVVGAGGGARQIELADLLVEFDGVHLRAVDGRSGERVLPLHFSAYNPALLHPAYEFLAALHQQHVRQVSAFDWGVAATNQSSMPRVRFGEDIVAAAQWRVPKSVRTSDDFTEWGRLNGLPRYLTVQDGDRKVVVDSRSSAGRSYLASLARRSSLALSEAFVDGVHPLARDAGSRRYVSEIVLTHIPAIRAESTAQPAVRSTPGSPASAKTQAAPGWATLKLYAPSTAHNSLLRGRLGTWFSEKWAADSPAFFLRYKDPDSHLRVRCRRQRSADAAQELYELGAEIADEVPIVRRFVIEPYYPELQRYEVADRGAEELFSVFGADARLALATATLPGLHHDSEGDMLCHAALLWEYQRLSERRRDLGEPSDGERARLKTFRSRLSTLAKRWDGECSLLELLDTRLQEPVADLRSAITRFAAARGPLSDQVLESLGHLSLNRAGCIGEHETTAHRAIHPIDAARRSRRAFLSRDDCSALHADVDASGD from the coding sequence ATGCGTAGGGCTGCCGGCAGTGTGGCTGATCTTCCTTCTGTCTGGACTTCCGAAGAGACCATGCTTTCGTTGGCCCAGGAGCCGTGGTTCAGTCGCGTGGCTGACAGCGTTGGTGTCGAAGTGCCGGAGAAGCCAGATCCCGCTCAGATACGCGCCGTGCGAATGTGGCTCGCACGTTCGATCTCGCGAGCGACCCCTTTGGGGGAAGCCTCCGGCGTCGACGCAGGGAGGGTCACCGATGAGCCAACTCAGCTTGTCACTGCGCCTCCGCTGCGACGCGCACCGGTGGTGGGTGAGCAGTTGGTTCCTATGCTCCGCTGGTCCCCTTTCGCTCTGGAAAGCGCGGAACGGATCTGGGTCGAGAAGACGGTGTCTACCGCGGGACGATCGGCAAGGGAGAGCGTGAGCGTGCCGAGGACACGCGTGATCGAAGAAGTCGCACGGCACGCCTCTTCGCCGAGGAGTGTCGCAGACCTGGTCTCCCATCTTGTCGGCTTGTTTCCATCGTCGAGCTCTGAGCGGGTGCGTGCCGCTGTAGACGACCTCTGCGACCAGGGGTTCCTGGTGGATGCACGGAACGCCACGCAGATCGTTCCCACCAGCCCGGTGCCTTCCTTGGTTCATACGGTCCCGCTGCGGCTTTCCTGGCAGATGGCCGACCGGGCTTCGGGGCTCATCGAGGCGCTCGACTACAGGTCTGCGACAGGCGACCAGAAGGCACTGGGCGCCTACACCGACCGGTTCGTCGAGCGTTTCGGCCCTGACGAACTGATACCCCTACGTGAGGTGGTCGCCCCACGCGGCATCGGTGCCTACGATGCGGCCTTCCGTGCTCGCCACCTCCAGACCTCAGAACGCGAACTCGTCGCGGAGCTAGCGAGGTTCTCCGCGACCGCGGTCAATGGCGAAGCGCACCTCACCAGGGAATGGATCGACCGGTTTCGTGCAGCTTCGGAATGGGATGGCACCGAGGCGACAATGCCGCTCGATGTTGTACTCGAACCGCTTGAGGACTCCGACGGGCGCCCCCTTTGGTACCTACCGGCTACCGCGTTCCGCCAAGCGAGGACCACAAGTGCTCGACTCATGCTCGGGCAGGATTCAAGCACAGTCACAGCTGGCCAGGCCATCGAACGTTGGTGGAAGCGACTGGGTCACAGGGTCGCAGACCTTTCGGTGGTTCCACAGCTCGGCGAGCACCTGGATCTCGTCGCACGCCCCCGAGAACTCTCTCGCGAGATCGTCGTCGGGGCAGGGGGCGGCGCACGTCAGATCGAACTCGCGGACCTTCTCGTCGAATTCGATGGTGTGCATTTGAGGGCGGTCGATGGACGAAGCGGAGAGCGCGTGCTTCCTCTTCACTTCTCTGCTTACAATCCTGCGCTTCTCCACCCGGCATACGAATTTCTCGCCGCCCTGCATCAGCAACACGTCCGACAGGTTTCCGCCTTCGATTGGGGCGTAGCGGCCACCAACCAGTCATCGATGCCGCGTGTTCGCTTCGGAGAGGACATCGTCGCCGCGGCGCAGTGGCGAGTTCCGAAGTCAGTTCGCACCTCCGATGACTTCACTGAATGGGGACGGCTGAACGGACTGCCGCGCTATCTCACAGTCCAAGATGGCGATCGCAAGGTGGTCGTCGACTCCAGATCATCTGCAGGGCGCAGCTATCTCGCGAGCCTTGCCCGGCGCTCGAGCCTGGCCCTTTCGGAGGCCTTCGTTGACGGCGTTCACCCGCTGGCGCGCGACGCGGGTTCGCGACGGTATGTGAGCGAGATCGTTCTCACTCACATACCTGCCATCCGAGCGGAGAGCACTGCCCAACCCGCAGTCCGATCCACTCCAGGTTCACCTGCATCGGCGAAGACGCAGGCAGCGCCTGGATGGGCCACGTTGAAGCTTTATGCACCGTCGACTGCTCACAACTCCCTACTCCGCGGTCGTCTGGGCACGTGGTTCAGCGAGAAATGGGCTGCCGACAGCCCGGCATTCTTCCTGCGCTACAAAGACCCGGACAGCCACCTGCGAGTGAGGTGTCGTAGGCAGCGGTCAGCAGACGCAGCACAGGAACTCTACGAGCTGGGCGCGGAAATCGCAGACGAAGTTCCGATCGTCCGCCGGTTCGTGATCGAGCCGTACTACCCCGAACTACAGCGATACGAGGTGGCCGACCGGGGTGCGGAAGAACTCTTCAGCGTTTTCGGGGCGGACGCTCGTCTCGCCCTCGCAACCGCCACGCTGCCGGGCCTCCACCACGACTCAGAAGGCGACATGCTCTGCCATGCCGCTCTCCTCTGGGAATACCAGCGGTTGAGTGAACGAAGACGGGACCTCGGTGAACCGAGCGACGGCGAGCGCGCCAGGCTCAAGACGTTCCGCTCTCGACTCAGCACCCTCGCTAAGCGCTGGGATGGCGAATGCTCGCTGCTCGAGCTGCTTGACACTAGACTCCAGGAGCCCGTCGCGGACCTCCGGAGCGCGATCACCAGGTTTGCCGCCGCTCGTGGACCGCTCTCCGACCAAGTCCTCGAGTCGCTGGGCCACCTCTCGCTTAACCGAGCAGGTTGCATTGGGGAACACGAGACGACGGCGCATCGGGCCATCCATCCGATCGACGCAGCGCGGCGGAGTCGGCGCGCTTTCCTCTCACGCGACGACTGCTCTGCCCTACATGCTGACGTCGATGCCTCTGGGGATTAG